AATGACATGTACACAAACATACATCATCCACTGTGTGATTAGACAGAGCTACTTCATCAAGATGCACAtaagaaaaaaatcaaatacagtcCTTCAAATAAAAACACTGAGTAGCAAATAAAAGCTTTAAGACAGTGATGTTTGCTTCTGTGAAGCTGTACACGCACGAGGCGAGTGTTTGTGGGGCAACACAAACTAAGCTTAACTGAggcaacagaaaaacaaatcaaCAAGCTCACGTAGGATCGATAAGGTCAGGACGCCGGTTATCGGTCAACAGACCGGTAGAGTGACGAGCACATCTGTGGAGATGACGTGGTGCAATGATGGAAGTGCTGCAACAATTCAGTGAGGACAAGGCACATAGACGTCTGTGCAGAGGACAAGGCTAAAAAACAGGAGGAAATGAAGGCAGTGGAGTAAAAAGAACCTGTTAGCCTGCTCGCtgttttacttgcaaatgacttgATTTGTTTTCAAACATTTACCAAGCAATGAAACTAACTTCATTCCCGGAAGAATGAATTATCTGTAAAAACTGCACAAGCAAGCTGATGGAACAGACACGGGCCGAGCGAACAAAAAGAGATTTTATTTATTGGAAAACATATTGCAAAAAGAACCAGAACTGCagtaggtgcaaaaaaaaaaaaaaaaaaaaaaaaatctgcagaagCCATGTCGCAGCACAGCGCCATGCCTGGACATTAAAACTGGTTCCTGTCCCCGTCACGATGACAAGGTTGTAGGTCTCAAACCCAGCAACTATGACATCACAACCAAGAGGATAAAAATAAGCCGAATTTCATCTTTAACGTGTTATGGGGGGAAACACTCACAAAGCAGTGAACTGAATTCCCGACAACACCGCAACGAAAAAAGGTCAAGACATTAAAATGGTGGGTATGAGCCAATAGATTAGGTACAGCTGCTCCATAATGGAGATATGCAACGAGCCAATCAGGTGGCCACCAAGTCACTGCAGAAGAAGTGTACTAAAAATCAAAATGAGCAAAAGGAGGTAAAATGAAAAGTAGAGATGATGACCCTGTGAGCGCAGATAATAAATACTGCACTACGTAATATTTTGAATCACAACATCATAACCTTACTGTTATATTACAAATGATTTACCAATTGATATGAATTTGACATCATCTCTAGCTCTACTGGTTGCAAAAATACCCTAGAAAATGTGTTTTACAGAGTATATTTTTGATGACTTTTGACCCATCAGCTACAACAGTTAATCATCTCAATGCAGCATCCCGACCAAGTTTAGTGAAAATCTGCTCACCAGTTTCAGAGTTATTTTGTCCAAACACACATGAAGGCTTGCGATACCCTGCATCATTGATAGCGAGCAGGACAACAGCCATTAGAATCTAGTGCACAAAAATAACAGCGTGCATGTTTAGTGGCTATTAAGTGTGGGACATTGATTAAACAGTCCCATTAATGGTACAGGAGGCTTCTTGAGCACAGAAAGATTAATCAAGCTTCCTGTAACTCAGCTGTAAATGAAGCTGCGTGACCGATACCACAAAGAAGAAATGAGGAGTAGATGATGTGGCCATCCTACTGAGAAGGACTGTGTGCTTTTGGGGGGGCTTAGACGTCTGGGTGGTTATAAACGGTCAAACAATCAGACATGATTGCTCAGTCACCCCTACTGTCCAGCTGCCCCCAAACGTCTCAACATGCAGGGGAGAAGAGATGGGGGATGGAGAACTGAGAACCAAGAAGCAAAATTTCATCCAATCACAAGGAGGACCCTCCCAAGCACCAGCCAATCCCAAACGCAGACGGGACAATTCGaaataaaacagctgatccacataACTTATGCCAAGATAAGTTCAGATTTGAAAAGAAATAGATTTTCTTTATCCATTTCCAGACAATCAGAACATTTTCTATTtttaacgttgaattatttaacTGCCTTGTGTCGGTATTTCGCTGAGGACAGTAACTGATTTATACATTTTCAGTGCCACTCACACGTACATTCACATACACAGCTGCAGTTTAATACACAAgacgcatgcatacacacagacGACCAATCAGAGGCCTGGACCGATTCTGAACACAAAGTAACTCTACAGCATGATTCGtctatattaaaaacaaaaacatgcttttatttatgtacaatataatttgtacaAGAAGCATTCTGCTGGATATCCACACCAATTCATGTTCCTAAGAGAAAAGTCCAGCGAGAAAAATTCATTGTGTTTGTGTCCAATAAAATGTTAATGTGCCACGAGTCTGGTGCACTCAACACCACACCCGGGTCTTCATCAGCGGAGTCTACTCCATAAGTAAATAACAAAGACCTAAGGTCTCCCAGCtctcactccttcattggtttgtGTCCCTCCCCAGGTTCCACTCTGATCTGCATGGTCCCATTCCAGGAGGAGGGCGGGCTACACAATGGAGCCGTCCCTGTTCTGGGCAGGCACCATTACAGGGACAGCCCCCATGCGGCTGAGGTTGGGGCCGATCATCCTGGGCGCTGTGGGTGGAGGCACAGCAACATGGCTTGGAGGCCGTTCGTATTCCTCTGATGAGGGAATCTTGTCATATTGAGGCTTCAGGGCGTACTCATGCAGGTTGGAGGGCGACATGGAGCCCAGGGAGGAGCGCTGGCTGCCCACGGTGAAGCTGCGTGCTGTTGAAACGCGACTCTTTGGAGGAGGAACGTCCTCTCTGAAAGAGAACAAAGACAGCAGCATGTTCAGGCAACAATAATGCACGTCTACAATTTCACTTTTTTACCAGGTCACCTACAGTTTTAGTTTCTGCAACTTGAAAAACGTAAGGAGAAAAGGGTACTCAAAGAAATCCTTTCTGAATACAtccaacatccccccccccccccccccccccccaaaaaaaaactttcattacTTTTACCACTGCAAAAATTCAATTTTGCAGTGGTAAAAgtaatgaaattttttttccccataaaCTGCTCTGTTAAGTTCCCAGATTTAAGAGATGCAACATGAGTCAGGTCTGTTGGCATCACTGGTTTGGTTGTTATTTGTAAATAGCTGAAGGGAGCCAAAAGAAAAGAAAGCAAAACCAAATGAAAACTGTGCAACAAAACGTGGAGGGAAAATCTTCAAACCTCAAGAGATATTTGATGATGTGTCACCCTGACATTCATACAAACATGTGATATTGTCATATGGGCTGTGGGTGTAACGTTGGTTTTATTTGAATTGTTAGATTAATTATTTTTACTTCTCTCACTCCTACTCAAATAAACTTTGGTGTCACCATAGGGAGGAACATCCACACCAAGTTTCAACTTCATTACTCCAGCGGTTTCAGAGAAGAGGGTGTTTACACACACTGCTGAAGGACAAATGACCcacggcataaaaaaaaaaagataaactaATTTAACTTTGCTCACCTGCGACTACATCAGAAAATTAAATTTCCTCAGATAATAAGAGTGAATTTATTCTGTTATTTGATGGGTAAAGAAGTGTGGAACGTCTGACACTGACCGAGCTTTTGATGTGTCCTGAGGCCCAAAGGATGGTGGGGGAAAGAATAAACAACCAGGAAGCTTCTGGGTCATTTCAAGACTCCAGCATGATCAGACTCCTTAAAGGAAGACAGATAACTGCAGCTGAACTTTGTCTGAATGGATGGGAGCTGCTCTTGCACTGCTCAGCTGCTCTGACTGCATTCGACATGATACAGAATCCACAGAGCAAACAAAGCTTTCAAACTGATTAGCACAGCTGTTTATTTGAGGagggggtttaaaaaaaaaaagaaaaagaaaagcgctGATGGGGTAAAACCATTTTCATGGTTGTTTGAGTTTGTGagagttgtgtttgtgtgcatatgtgtgtgtgtgtgtgtgtgtgtgaaatggccAGAAGTCACGCTCCACAAAGAGCTCTATTCTAATGGTGCAAGTGCTACCACAAACACACTGTGTGAAGTCCTACGTGCACTGGTGCAGTGGGACTATCCAGTGTCAGATGGGGCTACAATATTAATCTGAGGAGGTTCTGAAAACATCAGAGGCCACGAGTTGCTGGATCTAAAACCAGTGGTGTAGCAAAGGGAATCCAACGATCATGTTCTGGTGGGAAGATCCCAGAAATTGCTGCAGAATGCAGGGGGTATCGAAGGAGGACCCAGTATGTGTTCTTTGACCAAAGACTTGAAGCTCCCTCAAGGATTCAGTCAGAGTcacacagactgccatctgctcaATGTCCTTGACTAAATTTCGCTAGATTTCATGATCAACCTACTCCAGATAAATTTGTATGCGATCTGGGTGGTGGACTTGCAGAAGAGGGCAAGAACAAAATGCCAAATAGAAATGTTTTAggggtttctttgtttgttttttgcaagatGACCCTGAAACATGCCAGGGATTGCATTAATGTCCTCCTGTGTTTCATTTCATCCTAGAAGAGACTAGAGCTGAGACAGTGGATTCTGATGTCATATAAGGCAGAATGTTTGGCAGTAAGCCTACTTGAGTACTATTACGAGAGAATGTCAGCTAAGACACTACAACCACGTGTCCATGTGGCATGatccaggtgcctcagtgctgtagACCTCTTTAATTGGCAAAgtcctggctgtggcagacagacgACTACTTTTGGCTGGTGAAAATGGACCAGCAGCCTGCCGAGATGGTGATGGTGGTTTCACCTGAACAACACTGAGGTTCCAAGAGTTGCCTGTTGTAATTACATGTACCAGactggcaataataataataatggtgataATAAGATAGCCCTATGTAGGTAATAagacccattggtgctggtgtttaTACGTGGCTGGGGTAGCATGAAGCAACTGAGATTCTACACcttcccctggacaggatgccagttcatCATGTTATTTTCCGAGCCAAAGCCAGTACCCTTTTAAAGCTGGGCGGACTAAGACAATGTACATGACctatcttgtccaaggatacagacaggcATCGAcaccgggaatcaaacccaggtccacATATATGTAATTCAATGCCTTTACCACAAACCCACCTGGCCCATCATACTGTGGAAAATGCACAGCATCACATAATACTTTATTAAATTGGGCTTTTGGGAGTCAAATATTTTGTTTTAGAAAGAGTACCTTATCTCATTGCAGATTTCCTTCTCGTACTTCTTCTTCTGATGAGCACGGCAACAGCAAAAGATGATGATGGCAATAATGAGGAGAATCAATAGTACAGCAATTATGGATCCAACGATGATGCCTACAGTGTTTGGTGCTGCAAAACACATGGGGGGATAAAAATGAGTAAACCCACAATAATAAAGTTACCGTTTCCAGAAACTGCGAAAAACCATTTGATGTTTCTTTTTGGGACCTACATGAGGTACAACAGCAGCTAATATTTTGTACTTTGCAAAGCACAGTACCACACCTGTAGTGGTAACTGTCCAATTTTTCCGCAGAGAAGAGATTTCCCAACTTCTGCCAAGTGGTGTGCCTGCACAAGAgggcaaaaactgagtgattgggagagaagggccttagtcagggaggtgaccaagaaccagatggtcactctgtcagagctccagtgttCCTCTAtgaagagaggagaacattccagaaggacaaccctctctgcagcaatccatcaatcaggcctatatggtagagaagccactccttagtaaaaggcacatggcagcccagctggagtttgccaaaaggcacctgaaggactcgcagaccaggagaaacaaaattctcttgtctgatgagattaaagtcattggcatgaatgtcaagagtcatgtttggaggaaaccaggcaccatccctacagtgatgcaTGGTGAATGTTTTTCAGCGGAAGGCActaggagactagtgaggattgGTAgacaggtgcgccaagcttgtggaatcatatttaagaagacttgaggctgtaattgttgccaaaaatgcatcaaaaaagtattcagcaaagggtgtgaatatttatgtacacgtgatttctttctttctttctttttttttttataaatttgcaacaatttcaaaaacagaatttttaaatgttgttattatggggtgttgtgagtagaattttgtggggaaaaattaatttagtccattttggaatataacttaatgtggaaaaagtgaagtgctgtgaatactttcagtgcTAAATGAAAACTCATTCCTTAAGAGAGTAAATGTATCACAATCCTTCTGGTATGGTATGAAATGGGTCAAAGCATCCACTTAGTGATTCTGAGAGAAAATAAACTATGACCATGTCCATATGTGTACATAGGATACTGGTCAATGTAACAGGTGGACAATTATTACATTCTTGGGCTTCACAAGGATAATATTGGAAAGTGTCCATATTTTATAAATTAAAGTCCAACAAGGGAAACTTTTGGCTCATGTCCATGCACTTCTCACATCTACAGATAAGTAAAACTGCTAAATATCGCACAAAATGACTTCCTAATCCTTTGAATTGTAGGTATAAAATACTTTCTTTTGTTGACAAAATAATGAAACCACTTTCTGCTGTAGCCTATGCAGTAACACTGGAAGGgcccaaatgtaaaaaaaaagtggtcatttAAGGTCCCCTTTAAAGACAAAGTAGTAaaaagaagtaataataataataataaaaaaaactaaatcagCAAATGTACAAtagattaacaataataataagcttGGCAGTCTAAAAGTGAATATTAAGTAATGGATTTGAAACTTGAGTGCAGAAGGGTGTGTTATTGTTGAAGCCAGTTAAGATACTCACGAGGCGTCACGTTTAGATGCAGTACACATTCCTCAGTACCAACATTGTTACTGACAGTGCAGTGGTAGTTACCAGATGCGCTGGAAGATGCATTTCTCACGTTAATGGTGCCTGCCACTGGATCTGAAGAGAACACAATATTGAAACATGACAACATTAAGTTGAAAGAAGATCAGCGTGTGTGAGGCACTAAGGAATAACTGCAGTTATGTGCTCGTTTTAGAGTGCTAAAGAGTCAGTTACCCTGCACAGAAGAGGCAGGCAAGAGGTTAGTGCCACTAATCTTCTCCCAGGTGTACTTCAAGGGGCTGGTGCCCTCATTAGACATGCACCTCAGCACAAGGTCTTTGCCCTCATATGTGGGGCCTTCAGCATAGCATCGGGGCTTCGATGGCTTcactgtggagaaaaaaattgaattacagacacacacatatatacactcaacaaaaatataaacgcaacacttttggttttgctcccattttgtatgagatgaactcaaagatctaaaactttttccacatacacaatatcaccatttccctcaaatattgttcacaaaccagtctaaatctgtgatagtgagcacttctcctttgctgagataatccatcccacctcacaggtgtgccatatcaagatgctgattagacaccatgattagtgcacaggtgtgccttagactgcccacaataaaaggccactctgaaaggtgcagttttgttttattgggggggggataccagtcagtatctggtgtgaccaccatttgcatcatgcagtgcaacacatctccttcgcatagagttgatcaggttgtcaattgtggcctgtggaatgttggtccactcctcttcaatggctgtgcgaagttgcgacgacaaactggagtcaggtcgagaccccgatgaggacaacaagcatgcagatgagcttccctgagacggtttctgacagtttgtgcagaaattctttggttatgcaaaccgattgttccagcagctgtccgagtggctggtctcagacgatcttgggggtgaacatgctggatgtggaggtcctgacctggtgtggttacacgtggtctgcggttgtgaggctggttggatgtactgccaaattctctgaaacgctttggagacggcttatggtagagaaatgaacattcaatacacgagcaacagctctggttgacattcctgctgtcagcatgccaattgcacgctcccttaaatcttgcaacatctgtggcattgtgctgtgtgataaaactgcacctttcagagtggccttttattgtgggcagtctaaggcacacctgtgcactaatcatggtgtctaatcagcatcttgatatggcacacctgtgaggtgggatggattatctcagcaaaggagaagtgctcactatcacagatttagactggtttgtgaacaatatttgagggaaatggtgatattgtgtatgtggagaaagttttaggtctttgagttcatctcatatgaaatgggagcaaaaccaaaagtgttgcgtttatatttttgttgagtatatatacatatatatatatatatatatatgtatgtgtgtgtgtgtgtgtgtgtgtatatacacacacacacacacatatacatacacatatatacatatatatatatatatatatatacatttatacacacacacacatatatacacatatatatacacatatatacatatatatatacatttatacacacacacacatatatacacatatatatatatatatatacatttatacacacacacacatatatacacatatatacacatatatacatatatatacatttatacacacacacacatatatacacatatatacacatatatacatatatatacatttatacacacacacatatatacacatatatacatatatatacatttatacacacacacacatatatacacatatatacatatatatacatttatacacacacacacatatatatatatatatacacaaggtctattagataagaaaccgacccttttattattttttttaactatatggatttgaatgacgtgcgattccaccaatcatgcttgaaccctcgtgcgcatgcgtgagttttttcacgcgtcgtgacgtcatttccctgtgggcaggccttgagtgagatgtggtcccgccctctcggctgaattcctttgtttcacacgctgctcgagatggcgcgcgttgctttatcaaaatgttttctggacctgtgaggaatatccaagtggacactattcgagaaattaagctggtttttggtgaaaagtttaacggctgatgagagattatggggtgtttctgtcggtgtaaggacttcccacggagcgggacgtcatgcagcgcttccaggcgccgtcgtcggcctgtttcgacctgaaaacatcctaatttaaggcttaattcacccaggacatcgtgagagaacagagaagattcagaagaggccggcatgaggactttatgcggacattccactgtttaaggacattttttaatgaaagacgtgcgcgcaaattcgccgagtcgtttccgtgacgactcggcaaatctgtgtgcgccgcgacaggaaaaacacctccgtgttgaaaaccatttgtagaattcaggcggcttttaatggctttcaaaaagtgagtaactgagaaattgtttaacagtttgagcatgttccaacttgcccgttaaggtttccaacggaggtgtttttcctgtcgcgaccccccgcggtcgggtccggcccgacatgcgactctgcccgcacgttctttcattacaaaatgtccgttaacaatggaatgtccgaataactcctcatgccgacttcttctgaaagttctctgttctctgacgacttactgggtcaacagagcctgaaatgtggaagttttcaacttgaaacggcaagacgctgccgcctcgaagcgcagatcgccatcaggcactgtgggccgtccttaaagtgacactaccagaccaaaatctctcatcagccgttaaaatgtttaccgaaaaccagctgaatttatcgaatggtgtccactcagttgtgccttacagttttgaaaaaattttgatcaaacaaagcagcagtctctgagccattcctaaacaatgaaaaaatcgacgagagggtgggcgactcctcactcaaagactgcccacaggcgaatgacgtaaccgacaggcgtgaaaaaactctcgcatgcccacgagggttcaagcatgtctgatgtaatcacacgtgattcaaatccatatggtttttgaaaaaaataataaggtcggatacttttctaatagacctcgtatatatatatatacacacacacacacacacacacacacatttatatatatatatatatatatacacacacacgaggtctgttagaaaactatccgacctttttatttttttcaaaaactatatggatttgaatcgtgcacttgcatcagacaagcttgaaccttcgtgcgcatgcgtgagttttttcacgcctgtcggttgcgtcatttgcctgtgggcaggctttgagtgagcactggtccacccccctcgtcggatttttattgtttaagaATGGCGGagcaactgccgctttgttccatgaaaattttttcagaaactctgacagccagatggaaaccatttgaagattcagatggctttcggtgaagattctatcggtatcacacggattaaggaccattaaaactggattaaaaacgggccACGGTGggggagggcgcaccgcgccccgagcggccatcgacaggctggaacgagcagatcacttccaaatttaaggctctgttgatgcaggacgtcgtgtgactagcagagaagtttcagaagaggttgggatcaacactttatcggcacattccactgttaaaggagattttgtaatgaaagacgtgcggacagatttgcGCGTCGCAACGCAGCcgctcacgtgtgtgtgtgtgtgtgtgtatatatatatatatatatatatatatatatatatatacacacacatatatatatacgaggtctgtccaaaaagtatcagacctttttattttttcaaaaaccttatggatttgaatcacgtgtgcttgcatgagccaaccttgaaccttcgtgtgcatgtgtgagttttttcacacctgtcggttgcgtcattcacctgtgagtagactttgagtgagcactggtcctccccccttgttggattttcattgcgagcaaaatgtctgaacgactggagcagcgctgaatcaaatttttccagaaactgtgagagacagtcaagtggaaaccattcggaagattcaaacggctttcggtggcttttcagtcgagtgagtatccgaggaattgtgtaagagctggacatgtcacaacatgtcctgtgagacttccaacttccgcacgtctttcattacaaaatctcctgtaacagtggaatgtgccgaaaaagtgctgaggtccacgtcttctgcaatttctctggtagtcagacgatgtcccggatcaacacagcgttcactttggaaatgatctggtcgtttcagcctgtcgatggccgctcggagcgcggcacaccctccgccgtctttaaaccggttgtaacactccttaatctgtgtgatgcccataggatcgtcaccgaaagccatctgaatcttccgaatggtttccacctggctgtctctcacagtttctggaaaaatttgatgcagcaaagctccaaatcattccacctcgcaatgaaaatccaacgagaggggaggaccagtgctcacacaaagcctgctcacaggcgaatgatgcaaccgacgggcgtgaaaaaaatcacgcatgcacatgaaggttcaaggttggctcatgcaagcacacatgattcaaatccatatggtttttgaaaaaaataaaaaggtctgatactttttggacagacctcgtatgtatatatatatatatatatatatatatatatatatatatatatatatatatatatatatacactcaacaaaaatataaacg
This genomic window from Thalassophryne amazonica chromosome 9, fThaAma1.1, whole genome shotgun sequence contains:
- the cxadr gene encoding coxsackievirus and adenovirus receptor homolog, with translation MEPSTVRLCFGVLSLFLGCACGLEITTTGPASIEKASGQSVKLDCQFTLAPEDSGPLDIEWSLLASDNQKQDIEIILYSGDRAYEDYYPPMKGRVHFNSADPKNGDASIILSGLMSSDSGTYQCKVKKAPGIRSRKMLLIVMVKPSKPRCYAEGPTYEGKDLVLRCMSNEGTSPLKYTWEKISGTNLLPASSVQDPVAGTINVRNASSSASGNYHCTVSNNVGTEECVLHLNVTPPPNTVGIIVGSIIAVLLILLIIAIIIFCCCRAHQKKKYEKEICNEIREDVPPPKSRVSTARSFTVGSQRSSLGSMSPSNLHEYALKPQYDKIPSSEEYERPPSHVAVPPPTAPRMIGPNLSRMGAVPVMVPAQNRDGSIV